One Macrobrachium rosenbergii isolate ZJJX-2024 chromosome 10, ASM4041242v1, whole genome shotgun sequence DNA window includes the following coding sequences:
- the LOC136842944 gene encoding uncharacterized protein codes for MKFNTLKQLSEMKMPYGSDPYEYISKMKTLTESFKTLKIDIDMVLQYFFWVGMNESFQTQLINITNETKPSLKEMNSKFFDATERYLTVVKISSKSKRQSEVGDVPLGFKETSTMAVNLNIKPQKFKGCCLCFEDDGADANHPIYRCPVYTDSKAKVDKLRSLNACLKCASVDHVTNRCKFRFKHRCSCKKWHFTYLCLESVPDIKEKPLSSMNKPSSKASIQPSSKDLLKKNVKSNETTSSSNLVLDALPNISDGNAILPTFSCFINGNYQIRALKDLGCQSNFIKESVAISQNLRVINDNVKLRVKGFNSDADYNTKIVEFDITIGTNTYLISAICVPEIRINISLPDLPFISSTFTEKGYKLADSFLLDGIQSISNLDFVLGTRSAYCIRHSEVPFGPKAKSTYADTEIGIMLLGDVSIMLEDLALLPDLASNVENCGNVSVPLDCKVDTSFLRAMSGVESTFNFLTMASDSLEDLSRVNAYHGVIVEDMLNESELDKATVEALESESRFFTNYDCHQYEDVSVELYHSLVEDALGNTRRDKTGRLIMPLLWNPKICHLLSRNKELAIAVLKSNFKRLSKNEQYLKLMDASFKEQEKLGIIERIDNLDEFLTRHPDHSFLPHMGVFNLSRETTKCRVVYLSNLYQEDKNAKKISHNMAIHSGPNLNQKLSSALIHLRFDKFLLVYDLSKAFNQIALNEVDSNRLLCLWFRNVERNDYSFVGFKNVRLPFGLRCAPTLLLLALYKILVVDAQEDEAYLQNLKALLYQNLYMDNGAVSMDTHDELVKAYLLLDSIFNPYQFHLQQLASNDEVLQREIDANQGSKTQGKVKLLGSVWDRSDDTLSTRPICLDESANTKRTILRSIASQYDLYNFNGPILNRSRMFMHGLQCRKDMGWDDLLPEKLQQEWKNIVKQANASLPISIPRVVGSRNSRFKLIACCDASKSLFGVVVYIQDLVTNCLSFVCAKNRIVNVQLESKSIPSLEVHAIDLATQVVTEIYLDLTGPSCLKPINIEELEVFSDSLVALSWVSAYNVKFDKMQKRTPFVLNRVAHIAKLCEIHPVKFSFVSGSSNPADFITRCVSSRQLVKTNYITGPDLNTDNSERSSDFLSFMVPSPHSASGVDVEECVAASLGSASSEISGHLIHEDKCSSFNGMKNICAKVLQYIHNLKLKVKKRHPSLFPSLMQDKNFLEEAGLHIIRTEQELAFPELFQYFRSNKKNPQRYPKFD; via the coding sequence ATGAAGTTTAACACTTTGAAACAGCTTAGTGAAATGAAAATGCCTTATGGTAGTGACCCATATGAGTACATAAGcaagatgaaaacactgactgaatctttcaaaactttgaaaattgatattgatatggtacttcagtattttttctgGGTGGGTATGAATGAATCTTTTCAAACACAGCTCATTAACATAACAAATGAAACCAAGCCCTCTCTGAAAGAAATGAACAGCAAGTTTTTTGATGCTACAGAGCGTTATTTGACCGTAGTTAAGATTAGTTCCAAGAGTAAACGACAGAGTGAAGTTGGTGATGTTCCATTGGGTTTTAAGGAAACTTCAACTATGGCTGTTAATTTGAATATAAAGCCACAGAAATTTAAAGGTTGTTGTCTTTGTTTTGAGGATGATGGTGCTGATGCAAATCACCCTATTTATAGATGTCCTGTATACACTGATTCAAAAGCAAAAGTTGACAAGTTAAGGTCTTTGAATGCATGCCTCAAATGTGCTTCTGTTGATCATGTTACAAATCGTTGTAAGTTTAGGTTCAAGCACAGATGTTCTTGTAAGAAGtggcattttacttatttatgtttagaATCTGTGCCTGATATTAAGGAAAAGCCTCTTAGTAGCATGAATAAGCCTAGTTCTAAAGCATCTATTCAGCCATCATCTAAAGATTTGCTTAAAAAGAATGTGAAGAGCAATGAGACCACTAGCAGTTCTAATCTTGTATTGGATGCATTACCCAATATTTCTGACGGTAATGCTATATTGCCCACcttctcttgttttattaatgGTAATTACCAAATTAGAGCACTTAAAGATCTTGGGTGCCAAagtaatttcattaaagaaagtgTTGCTATTTCACAGAATTTAAGGGTCATTAACGATAACGTTAAGCTTAGAGTGAAAGGCTTTAATTCTGATGCAGATTATAACACAAAGATAGTAGAATTTGACATTACAATTGGTACAAACACTTATCTGATATCTGCTATTTGTGTTCCAGAGATTAGAATAAATATTTCCTTGCCTGACTTACCATTCATATCATCAACTTTTACTGAAAAAGGTTACAAATTGGCCGACAGTTTTTTATTGGATGGTATTCAGTCTATATCTAATTTAGATTTTGTATTAGGTACAAGGTCTGCCTATTGTATTAGGCATTCAGAGGTACCTTTTGGCCCTAAGGCTAAGTCTACTTATGCTGACACTGAAATTGGAATTATGTTATTAGGTGATGTTAGTATTATGCTTGAAGATTTGGCACTTTTACCTGATCTTGCGAGTAATGTTGAGAATTGTGGTAATGTTAGTGTACCCTTGGATTGCAAGGTTGACACTAGCTTTTTGAGAGCCATGAGTGGTGTGGAAAGTACATTCAACTTTCTAACTATGGCTTCTGATTCCTTGGAAGACCTTTCAAGGGTTAATGCTTACCATGGGGTTATTGTTGAGGATATGTTGAATGAAAGTGAGTTGGACAAAGCAACGGTGGAGGCCTTGGAATCTGAGAGTCGATTTTTCACGAATTATGATTGTCATCAGTATGAAGATGTATCTGTTGAACTTTACCATTCATTGGTTGAAGATGCACTTGGTAACACCAGAAGGGATAAAACTGGACGATTAATTATGCCACTGCTTTGGAAccccaaaatttgtcatttattaagtAGAAATAAAGAACTTGCTATTGCAGTATTGAAATCTAATTTCAAAAGGTTGTCCAAGAACGAGCAATATCTTAAATTGATGGATGCTTCTTTCAAGGAGCAGGAGAAACTTGGAATAATTGAACGTATAGACAATCTAGATGAATTTCTAACTAGGCATCCTGACCATTCATTTTTGCCACATATGGGAGTTTTTAACCTGAGTAGAGAGACTACAAAATGTCGAGTTGTCTATCTTTCTAATCTTTACCAGGAAGATAAGAATGCTAAGAAAATCTCTCACAATATGGCTATCCATAGTGGTCCTAATCTGAATCAAAAGTTATCTTCAGCTTTAATTCATCTTAGATTTGATAAGTTTTTGCTTGTGTACGATTTAAGTAAAGCGTTCAATCAAATTGCTCTTAATGAGGTTGATTCAAATAGGCTGCTATGCCTTTGGTTTCGTAATGTGGAAAGAAATGATTATTCTTTTGTTGGTTTCAAGAATGTTCGACTTCCATTTGGTTTGCGATGTGCTCCAACTTTGTTACTATTAGCACTTTACAAGATATTAGTAGTAGATGCTCAGGAAGATGAGGCATACcttcaaaatttaaaagctttgcTTTATCAAAATTTGTATATGGATAATGGTGCTGTTTCTATGGATACCCATGATGAATTGGTTAAAGCATATTTATTGTTGGATTCCATTTTTAATCCCTACCAGTTTCATCTTCAGCAATTGGCATCTAATGATGAAGTATTGCAGAGGGAAATAGATGCCAACCAGGGTTCTAAAACTCAAGGAAAGGTTAAACTTTTGGGTTCTGTATGGGATCGGTCAGATGATACCTTGTCCACTAGACCTATTTGTCTTGATGAATCTGCGAATACAAAGAGGACAATCCTGAGATCAATAGCCTCTCAGTATGATTTATATAACTTTAATGGACCAATTCTTAATAGAAGTCGTATGTTCATGCATGGTCTTCAATGTCGTAAAGACATGGGTTGGGATGATTTGTTGCCTGAGAAACTTCAGCAAGAATGGAAGAATATAGTGAAACAGGCAAATGCTTCTTTGCCAATTAGTATACCAAGAGTGGTTGGAAGCCGTAATAGTCGGTTTAAACTAATTGCTTGTTGCGATGCCAGTAAATCCCTTTTTGGAGTTGTTGTTTATATTCAAGATTTAGTGACGAATTGCTTGTCTTTTGTGTGTGCAAAGAACAGGATTGTTAATGTTCAACTTGAATCGAAGTCTATACCCTCCTTAGAAGTTCATGCAATTGATTTGGCTACTCAAGTGGTCACAGAAATTTATTTGGATCTTACTGGACCATCTTGTTTGAAGCCCATTAACATTGAAGAGTTGGAAGTTTTCTCAGATAGTTTAGTTGCATTGTCATGGGTTAGTGCGTATAATGTAAAGTTTGACAAAATGCAAAAACGCACTCCATTTGTACTTAACAGAGTTGCCCATATTGCCAAGCTCTGTGAAATTCACCCTGTAAAGTTCTCTTTTGTAAGTGGTTCATCTAATCCAGCTGATTTCATAACCCGCTGTGTTTCTTCAAGACAATTGgtaaaaacaaattacataactGGTCCTGATTTGAATACTGACAATAGTGAGAGGAGTTCGGATTTCTTGTCCTTTATGGTACCTAGTCCACATTCTGCATCAGGTGTTGATGTTGAGGAGTGTGTTGCTGCAAGCCTTGGTAGTGCCAGTAGTGAAATATCTGGACATTTAATCCATGAGGATAAGTGTTCCAGTTTCAAcggcatgaaaaatatatgtgccAAGGTTTTACAatacattcataatttaaaattaaaggtCAAAAAGAGACATCCAAGTCTCTTTCCTAGTTTAATGCAAGATAAGAATTTTCTTGAAGAGGCTGGATTGCACATAATTAGAACAGAACAAGAATTGGCTTTTCCCGAATTGTTCCAGTACTTTcggtctaataaaaaaaatcctcaaagatATCCCAAATTTGATTAA
- the LOC136842726 gene encoding uncharacterized protein, with protein sequence MGPFNVYHDNKKSKVWVLVITCMWSRAVNLKVCSDMSTNEFLRAFQLHSFEYGVPQYCISDQGTQIVAAGNKIQSFLSDFDTQRYFQESGVKSLKFEQFYKGQSELGSLVEVCVKMSKRLIYGAIRNNVLTLKDFEFLIAQTVHIINRRPIAFKEELRTSIGEALPQPITPELLLKGYDLNSLNIIPELQEVDPDPDWFKDDPSRVILDNYGKLRRVRERLKQLYESEFLNTLIKQATNKKNRFQPVKHTILKKGDIVMIKEPMSKPQYYPMGIVKDVQINESGEVTGATVMKGCSREVTKRHASNLIPILSPILSEESETPHNNLQSKDDIPIVRSQRAAALESRKRTTDLIFQDLV encoded by the coding sequence ATGGGTCCCTTTAATGTTTATCATGATAATAAGAAATCTAAGGTTTGGGTTCTAGTCATTACTTGCATGTGGTCTCGGGCTGTGAATTTAAAAGTTTGTTCTGACATGAGTACTAATGAGTTCCTGAGAGCTTTTCAGTTGCACTCCTTTGAGTATGGAGTTCCTCAATACTGTATATCAGATCAAGGAACACAAATTGTTGCTGCAGGaaataaaattcaatcatttttaagtgattttgataCTCAGAGGTATTTTCAAGAGTCTGGTGTTAAGTCTTTGAAGTTTGAACAATTTTATAAAGGTCAAAGTGAACTTGGTTCATTAGTTGAAGTTTGTGTAAAAATGAGTAAGAGGTTAATATATGGAGCCATTAGAAATAATGTGTTAACTCTGAAGGATTTTGAGTTTCTCATTGCTCAAACCGTACACATTATTAATCGAAGACCAATTGCCTTTAAAGAAGAACTTAGAACATCCATTGGTGAAGCTCTTCCACAACCTATTActccagaattacttttaaagGGTTATGATCTGAATTCTCTGAATATAATTCCAGAGTTACAGGAGGTAGATCCTGATCCTGACTGGTTTAAAGATGATCCATCACGTGTTATATTGGATAATTATGGGAAATTAAGAAGGGTTCGTGAGAGACTGAAACAattatatgaaagtgaatttctGAATACTCTCATTAAGCaggcaacaaataaaaagaacagattcCAACCTGTAAAACATACAATTTTAAAGAAAGGGGATATTGTCATGATTAAAGAACCTATGTCTAAGCCACAATATTATCCAATGGGCATAGTTAAAGATGTTCAAATTAATGAAAGTGGTGAAGTTACTGGAGCAACCGTGATGAAAGGTTGTTCTAGGGAAGTAACTAAAAGGCATGCTTCGAATCTCATTCCAATTTTAAGTCCTATACTTTCAGAGGAGTCTGAAACTCCTCACAACAATCTTCAAAGTAAGGATGATATTCCTATAGTTAGGTCTCAAAGAGCCGCTGCTCTGGAGAGTCGTAAAAGGACTACAGACTTAATTTTTCAGGatcttgtttga